The genomic DNA CCCGGCCGGTTCAAGGATTATATCTCCGTGCCGAAGCAGAATGATTACCGCTCGATTCACACCACAGTGGTCGGACCGGCCCGGGAACGGGTTGAATTGCAGATCCGCTCTGAAGAGATGCATCAGATTGCAGAATACGGAATTGCTGCCCACAGCCTTTACAAGGATCCGGTGGTCGTCAAAGAGCGCATCGGCGAAGTCGTTTTTGAATCAAACGCCTATTCCTGGCTGCGCCGCACAATTGAATCACTTTCAACCGGGGGTACTGCTGAAGAATTTCTGGAAAACACCAAACTTGAGCTGTTTCACGATCAGGTCTTCTGCTTCACTCCCAAGGGCCGTTTGATTGCGCTGCCAACCGGCGCGACGCCGGTTGATTTCGCCTATGCTGTGCATACCGATGTGGGCAATACCTGCGTTGGCTGTAAGGTCAATGGCCGGATCATCGGACTTGCCAGCACTTTGAAGAATGGCGATGAGGTTGAAATCATGACGTCATCGGGCCAGACACCGCCAATTGCCTGGGAGAAGATCGCGGTCACCGGCCGCGCCCGGTCAGCCATCCGCCGGGCCAACCGTGCGATTGAGCGTGAAAGATTCGTCTCACTCGGCCGGCAGATGCTGGAATGGGGCTTCCGTGCGGTCGATCACAGCTTTGACGCGGACCTGATAGACAAGGCCGTCAGCACATTGAAACGCGGCAACCGGGAGGATCTGATGGAAGCCCTGGGGGAAGGGGACCTTGGCATTGATACGGTGATGAAGACCATTTTTCCCGAATTTCAGAAGAACCGGGCCATGATCAAGCCTTTGCCGGAAAGTGAAGGCTGGTTCAGTCTGGAAACCAATCGGGCCATGCGTTTCCGCCTGCCCAACGGCCTTGATACCGGTGAGGACACTGGCAATCTAGACCGAAATATGCTGAATATCGGTCAACTGGCCGGAAATCTGTCCGTCCATTTTGCTCCAGGCGGGGGTGCTGTTCCGGGAGACCGCATCGTCGGCATTATCACGCCAGGCGAGGGCATCACAGTCTATCCGATCCATTCTCAAAGCCTGATGCGGTTTGACGAGGAACCCGACCGCTGGCTCGACGTTCAGTGGGATGTCGATCCGGCCAGCAATGAACGCTTTCCGGCCAGCCTGTTCGTGTCGCTGATCAACGAGCCCGGATCACTTGCCAAAGTTGCAAATATTGTGGGTGAGACTGACGGCAATATTGACAATATCAAAATGACCAAGCGCGCGGATGATTTCACCGAAATGGCAATTGATTTGGAAGTTTGGGATTTGAAACATCTGATGCGGATCATACATGAGGTGCGTGATCTGAAAATGGTGTCGCTTGTCGAGAGGATCAGTGAGTGACGAACCGGCAGATACGAGCCAGTCAGAAAGGAACCATCAATGCGACAAGCTGAAAATCTGGACGTTTTCAGCATTGCTTGTGCTCTGCAGAACTATGTTGCCCCCGGCAAGAAATTTGCCACCGCCATCATTTTGCCTGTTGTTGGTGAGAGTGGTCGCAGGTTCGGCGGAAAATCCCGGTTTCAGAGAGTTATGGACCTGTTTTTCGCCCGGCATTTTTTACCTGAAACCAGATTCAAGTCAGCGCGTTGATTCTTTAATCCCATGCTCTTCAGACGCAAAAAACCTGAACATATCTGGCAGCGACTGAGGGTCGCAGTCTGGCCGCGCAGGAACTGGTGGCGGTCGTTTCAATATGTGTCGAAACGTGTGTTGCGCCTGTCCGCATCGCCCCATGTGGTGGCCATTGGATTTGCCGCCGGGGTGTTTGCATCCTTTACACCTTTTATCGGGTTTCATTTCGTAATCTGTTTCATTTTAGCCTATTTCATGCGCGGCAATCTGGTTGCAGCAGCGCTGGGAACGTGGGTCGGCAACCCATTCACATTTCCCTTTATATGGTTCTACACCTACAAGCTGGGCAATCTTGTGCTGCATGGCCATGAAGGCGCATTGACCATGGGGCAGATTTCCGGCCGGCTGCTGAATGTGTCCTTCGCCAATCTCATCGAACTGCTGAAGCCAATGACTATAGGCGGCATATTGCTGGGCGTTCCGGCGGCTTTCATTTCCTATTTCATCGTCAGGCGGCTTGTCTTTGTCTATCAACGATCTAGACTGGCTGCCATTGCAAGGCGGACAGAAAAGCGCGTTCTGGACAAGATGCTGCACCGAGGAGAGGGCCATGCCGAACCAAGCAAACCTTCCGAACAATGAATCCGGCAGCACGCCGGAACTGAGACTGGGCGTTAATATTGACCATGTTGCCACGGTGCGAAATGCCCGCGGTGGCCCGCATCCCGATCCTGTCCGGGCGGCGCTTCTGGCCGAAAAGGCCGGTGCTGACGGCATCACGGCGCATCTGCGCGAAGACCGCCGCCACATTGCCGACAGGGATATTGAACGGTTGCGTCGCGATCTGACCATACCGTTGAATTTCGAAATGGCGGCCACCGATGAAATGCTCGACATCGCGCTGGCGCAAAAGCCGCATGCCGCCTGCATTGTCCCTGAAAAACGTGAAGAACGGACCACCGAAGGCGGTCTGGATGCGGCCTCATCCCATAACCGCCTGGCGCCTCTGGTCAGGCAGTTGCGCGACGCCGGTATTCGCGTCTCCCTGTTTATCGAGGCAGATGAAAGCCAGCTGGATGCGGCAGTTCTGCTGGGCGCGCCGGTGGTCGAACTGCATACGGGGAGTTATTGCGAAGCTTGGCTTTGCGGCGATATGGATGCATTTGAGCGCGAGCGCGCACGTCTTCAGACAATGACTGATGTCGGGGTGGCAAAGGGTCTGGAAGTGCATGCCGGGCATGGCTTGACTTACGATACGGTGCAGCCCGTTGCTGCCATGCTGGGAATCCGGGAACTCAACATCGGTCATTTCCTGATGGGCGAGGCGATGTTTGTCGGGCTGGAACAGTCGATTGCCAAAATGCGGCGGCTGATGCAGCAGGCACGCCAGTCTGCCTCGCACAGGGCCGTCCTGTGATCATCGGCCTCGGCAGTGATCTGTGCGACATCCGCCGCATTGAAAAAACACTTGAGAAATTCGACCGCCGCTTTATCGAGCGTATTTTTACACCAATTGAAATAGCCAAATCCGAGCGCCGCCATCAAAGGGCCGCCTCCTATGCCAAACGGTTTGCCGCAAAAGAAGCCTGTGCCAAGGCTCTGGGCACCGGATTTCGCAAAGGTGTGTTCTGGCGCGACCTTGGCGTTGCGAACATGCCCAGCGGCAAACCAACGATGATACTGACCGGCGGTGCGCTGGCGCGGTTGCAACAGATTACCCCGGACGGCATGGCTGCCCAGCTTGATCTCACCATTACCGATGACTATCCGCTTGCCCAGGCAATTGTCATCATTACCGCCATAAACAGGTCTGTCTGAATTGTAACCCATTACACATTGCGAAACCGTAAGTGAGGGTTTACATACGGCCTCAACAAGCGTCCTTGTTGGTTCAAATGGCAGTTTGAAGACTGTGATCCGTTTCAGCAATCTGGACCGTCAATTTCTCAGAATTGCGAGTTTTCATGAGCACGGCACATTCCAAAGCGGATAAAAAAGACGGCGGTGTCCGCGAAATGATCGTGGTGATCGTTCAGGCGCTACTGATTGCAGTGATCTTTCGCACATTTCTGTTTCAGCCTTTCAACATCCCTTCCGGATCGATGATGCCCTCGCTGCTTATCGGCGACTATGTGTTCGTGTCGAAATTCTCCTATGGCTACAGCAAATATTCAATTCCGTTTGCGCCCGATCTTTTCGAAGGGCGGATTCTGGAAGACGCCCCGGAACGCGGCGATATCGCGGTGTTCCGTGTGCCTTCTGATGGTGACAAGGATTATATCAAGCGCGTTATCGGGCTGCCTGGTGATAAAATTCAGATGAAGGACGCAGTGCTTTACATCAATGATGAGGCCGTTCCCAAAGAATTTCTCGATGATGTCTCGATGACACGGCCGGATGGAAGCAAGCTCAGATCGCGCCGCTATGTGGAAACGTTGCCCAATGGCGTGACCCATTATACCCTCGACAGTCCGATCAGTGCTGCTGGCGAAAACACGGCGGTTTTCACCGTTCCCAAAGGGCACTATTTCATGATGGGTGACAATCGGGATGGCTCAAGCGACAGCCGTTTTGGTCTGGGCGCCGTGCCGTTGGAGCTGTTTGTCGGAAAGGCCCAGATTATTTTCTTCTCCATTGAGCCGCCCGCGCGGGCGCGCCACATCTGGCGCTGGCCCAATGATGTTCGGTTCGACCGGTTGATGAACACGCTTTGAGCGCTCTGACCAGCAAGGATACCGCAAGGCTAAAAGAAGTCGCCAGTCGTCTGGGGCACGACTTCAAGGATTTGAAACTGCTGAAACGCGCCATGACGCATATGAGCGTCATTGGTGACAAGCAGTCCAGCGAAAGCTATCAAAGGCTGGAGTTTCAGGGCGACCGGGTGCTGGCACTGGTGGTGACCGATATGCTGATGGCCGAATTTCCGCATTCCAATGAAGGCGATCTTGCACGCCGGCTGACGGCTCTGGTGCGCAATGAAACCTGTGTGGAAGTGGCCCGCGAGCTGAATCTGGGTCCCGCGATCTATCTTGGGCTGGGCGAAGCCGGTTCCGGGGGACGCCGCAAGAAAGCGATTTTGGGCGATGTCTGCGAGGCCGTCATTGCAGCAATTTATCAGGATGGTGGCCTGAAAGCGGCGCGCAGCTTCATCGAACGCTACTGGCAGCCGAAAATGCAGCGCTACAACCAGGCTCACAGGGACTCCAAGACCGAGTTGCAGGAATGGGCGCAGGCCAGGGGACAGGCGGTTCCAGATTATCAGATTGTTCGCCGCAGCGGGCCGGATCACGCCCCGGAATTTCTCGTCAGCGTCTTTGTAGAAGGTAGTGAACCGATGCTCGCAGCAGGTGCGTCCAGACGCTCCGCTGAACATGCAGCGGCATACCGCCTGCTGCTTCGTGAAGGTGTGATCAAGGCCGAAGAGGAAGACGAGGCCAATGATGAATGATGTTCAGACCCGGTGCGGATTTGTCACCCTGCTCGGGGCGACAAATGCGGGAAAATCGACGCTTTTGAACCATATGGTCGGAGCAAAAGTGTCAATTGTCACCCACAAGGTGCAGACCACCCGGGCATTGATCCGGGGAATTGGCATGCAGGGGGAGACCCAGATCATATTCGTCGACACGCCCGGCATCTTTGATCCAAGGCGCAGGCTCGACCGCGCCATGATCAAGACTGCCTGGAGCGGCACCCAGGATGCCGATGTGGTGTGCCTGCTGGTTGATGCCAAACGCGGGCTTACCAAGTCTGTTGTTGAAATCCTGGAGCGGCTGAAAACAGTCCGCCAGCCGCGATTGCTGGTTCTCAACAAAATTGATCTGGTGCCCAGAGACGAACTTCTGGAAATGACGGAAAAAGCGAATGCCATCTGCAAATTTGATGAGACCTTTATGGTCTCAGCGCTGAATGGCGATGGCGTCGCCGATCTGATGCAATATCTGTGCGCGCAGATGCCCATCGGGCCGTGGCTTTACCCGGAGGATCAGGCATCGGATCTGCCGATGCGCCAGCTTGCTGCTGAAATCACTCGGGAGAAGCTGTTTTTGCGTCTCCATGAAGAACTGCCCTATGCCTCAACTGTGGAAACCGAGGACTGGAAAACCCTGAGGGATGGCAGTGCCCGGGTCGAACAGACGATTTACGTGCAGCGCGCAAGCCAGAAGAAGATTGTCATCGGCAAGGGAGGCCAGACCATTCGCGGCATTTCCAGCGACGCCCGGCGCGAAATGGCCGAAATTTACGGCCAGAAAATCCATCTTTTCCTGTTTGTCAAAGTGCGCGAAAACTGGATCGATGATCCTGAACGTTACCGTGAAATGGGAATTGATTTCACACCGTAACGCGATAGCCCGAGGGCTTTGATGCATGGAATGGACGGATCGCGGCACAATATTGGGCACACGGCGCCACGGTGAAACCAGTGTCATTGTGGAATTGATGACGCAATTGCGCGGGCGCCATCTGGGGCTGGTGCGCGGGGGCCGCTCGAAGCGATTGCAGCCGGTGCTGCAACCGGGAAATGATGTCACCGTCATCTGGCGGGCACGCCTTGACGAGCATCTCGGCGTTATGACCATCGAACCGCTCAAATCCCGGGCGGGCGCAATTCTGCAGGACCGGATGGCGCTCAGCGCATTGCAGATGCAGACCGAATTGCTGCGCCTGCTGCCGGAAAGAGAACCCAACACTCAGCTGTTTTCCGCGCTTCAGGTCTGCCTTGAGCATTTGGATGCCCCGACCTTGCTGGCCGAATTGCTGGTCCGGCTGGAACTGGCCATGCTGGATGCACTCGGCTTCGGACTGGATCTCCAGGCCTGCGCCCAGACAGGTGCAAAGGCCGGCCTGATATATGTTTCACCAAAGTCGGGCAGGGCGGTCGGGTCCGATGCCGGCGCGCCCTATAAGGACCGGTTGCTGCCATTGCCGTCGTTTTTGACCAGGGAGCATGCGATGACCGCGGACCGGACGCCTGAGGACCTGTCGCACGGCTTTGCCCTGTCGCATTTCTTTCTGCAGCGCCACGTCTACCAGCCTCGTGGTCTGCGCGCCTCGGCATCGCGTGAAGAAGCCGTGCGCCTGATCCTTGCCGCAGCGCAGCGTTCCAACCTGGCTGTCTGATCCCGGATGTTGGTGGTAACAAAGTATCTCAATCCTCGAGGATGGTCACGGTTCCAGCATCCGGGTCGACTTCGACGCGTTGACCATTCCTGATCAGTGTTGTCACGTCGCCGTCTTCGAACCGGTCACACATGGCAAGGTTCGCCAATGCAGCACCTTGAGCCAGGATCGTATTGGCCTGATTGAACAGGATCGCCCTTGGCGTAATTCCACGCGATTTCATTTCATGAAGCATCCAGGCTGAAGCAACTCCGCCCTTGGCCGTGTTCAGCACCAGGATCTTTCCATCATAGGATTGGCCGACCAGTTTATGCTGGGGTCGCGAAAATGTACCCTTCAAGCGATCAAGGTCATAACGCGCGGAAAAATTGTCGTCTGCAACCAGCGCTTCGCCCGTTACTTTCGGGCCGATACCCTTGTGACATTTCAGGACCACCATCACACGATCTCCCCTGCTACAGCCGCATCTATGCAGTCTTCCATCCCGGCAAGCGCCGGCTCATAGCCGTAGCCACCCAATATGTTGACGATTTTTGCAGAGTTGCTCAAAAGCCGGGTCCAGCCGTTCGCCTGTCCAATTTCCCGAGCATATTGATTATAAAAACAGGTGCCTTGAAGCACCTTGCCACCGGCATTTTCGATGGCTTCTACCAGTTTCATGCGAACCGCATCGGGATAGACCTGGGGAGCGGTACAAACGATGACAGGAACCTTGAATTTTTTCCCCCGTGACAGATTGGCTACCTGCTGCATTTCCACGATGGATAATTGCGGTGCGGCAAACACAACCACATCGATTTTGTCGCCCCTGCGCCCGAAATTCGAACGCATTGCCTCCAGATCGGCCTCAGCGATATCTTCAGCCGGCAATCGATCACCGCCGACATCCGTCAGAGCCTGCGCCTCGGGGGTGATTCCCGCCAGATGAAACAGCGGAGTAGACCCATAACTGGCCATCGCCGCGCCCAGATGCTTCATCTCATCTGAGGTCGGCACCTTTTCCAGGCCTTCAATAACCGGAACTTCCCAATAGGAACCGGCCTTGCGGCCAACAACCGCGCCGAGCACTCCCCAATCGGTTAGCTCCTGTGGTTGGTGCTTTACGACAAAACGCCTGGTGGCGCGTCTGTTCTCATCCAGATGAAGGCCGTAACGCGGTGTCCGCCCTGTGAGACCTGCGGCAAGAGCGGAAGGCCCACCCTCGAAATTCGACCTCGCACCACACGCGCTGTTGGAATAGATCACGACGCCCGTATCGCCATACGCAACGTGATCGCCAAGCACAGGTGGCATGATCGTCTGATAATTGATGCAGGTGTTGGTCATCAAAATGCCCATACGTTCGCAAGCGGCAATTGTTCGCCGGTCCAAATCCGCCATTTGCTCGGTTTGACCAAGCGGGCTGTAATAATCAAGGTCAACACCGCGTGGATCGGTAATCATGGGGACGACCACTTGAGAACCGGTATCGGCCATCTTTTCCAGAAATTCGACACCAGCTTCGCCGACACTTTCCGGATCAGCCATCATGTGAGACTGGCTGATTTCAACGAGATCATCGGCATCGAACATCCGGCCAACCTTGAGCTGATGGTCGATGGCCCATTGCATGGCTTCGCCCCGCTCGCCAGCCAGCATGGCTTGCTCTTCTTCGGTCAGTCTCATTTATTAAAACTCCTGAAAAGTCGTTGTTCCAACAATCATAAAATTTGCCTCAACGCATCTGGCTTGGCAGCCAGGTCACGATTTGCGGAAAGAAGTAGACGACGTAAAGCATCACGATCTGGATCAGCAGGAAGGGCAGGGCACCGCGTGCAAGCGTCCATAAATTGATCTTTGAAATTCCGTGTATGGTGAAGAGATTGACGCCGATTGGCGGAGAAATCTGTGCAATCTCCATCGCAATGGCGGCAAAAATACCGAATGCCAGCGGGTCCATTCCCAACTGGGTGGCAACCGGAAAAAAGATGGGAATTGAGATCAGCAGCATCGCTGCGCTTTCAAGAAACATGCCCAGAACAATGTAAGCCAGGATCATCAGCGTAACCGCATAGACCCCGCTGGCATTTTCGATGATGGCGGCGGCGATTGACTGAGGCACCTGTTCGAATGTCAGGAAATGCGCGAAATACTGCCCGTAAACGATGAGCATGAAGAGCATCGATGTCGTGGCTGTGGCAACAATAGCGGCGCTCTTCAGTTTATCGAAGTTCAGTCGGCCCTGTACCAGTCCCAGAATGGTGACATAGATGACACTC from Pararhizobium sp. IMCC3301 includes the following:
- a CDS encoding bifunctional (p)ppGpp synthetase/guanosine-3',5'-bis(diphosphate) 3'-pyrophosphohydrolase, which produces MMRQFELLERVQRYNPAADEVLLNKAYIYAMQKHGKQKRASGDPYFSHPLEVAAILTELEMDDATLAVALLHDTIEDTDATRDEIDDLFGGEIGRLVDGLTKIKQLNLDSRQEVSKKAKQAENLRKLLLAISDDVRVLLVKLADRLHNMRTLDHMAPEKRVRIGQETLDIYAPLAGRMGMQDMREELEDLAFFHSNPEAHNAVSSKLKELSEQNETVKEKIEQELHQRLQKAGIRARVTSRHKKPYSVFKKMERKSISFEQLPDILGFRIITADETSCYAVLGIIHTTWPLVPGRFKDYISVPKQNDYRSIHTTVVGPARERVELQIRSEEMHQIAEYGIAAHSLYKDPVVVKERIGEVVFESNAYSWLRRTIESLSTGGTAEEFLENTKLELFHDQVFCFTPKGRLIALPTGATPVDFAYAVHTDVGNTCVGCKVNGRIIGLASTLKNGDEVEIMTSSGQTPPIAWEKIAVTGRARSAIRRANRAIERERFVSLGRQMLEWGFRAVDHSFDADLIDKAVSTLKRGNREDLMEALGEGDLGIDTVMKTIFPEFQKNRAMIKPLPESEGWFSLETNRAMRFRLPNGLDTGEDTGNLDRNMLNIGQLAGNLSVHFAPGGGAVPGDRIVGIITPGEGITVYPIHSQSLMRFDEEPDRWLDVQWDVDPASNERFPASLFVSLINEPGSLAKVANIVGETDGNIDNIKMTKRADDFTEMAIDLEVWDLKHLMRIIHEVRDLKMVSLVERISE
- a CDS encoding DUF2062 domain-containing protein, with amino-acid sequence MLFRRKKPEHIWQRLRVAVWPRRNWWRSFQYVSKRVLRLSASPHVVAIGFAAGVFASFTPFIGFHFVICFILAYFMRGNLVAAALGTWVGNPFTFPFIWFYTYKLGNLVLHGHEGALTMGQISGRLLNVSFANLIELLKPMTIGGILLGVPAAFISYFIVRRLVFVYQRSRLAAIARRTEKRVLDKMLHRGEGHAEPSKPSEQ
- a CDS encoding pyridoxine 5'-phosphate synthase; translated protein: MPNQANLPNNESGSTPELRLGVNIDHVATVRNARGGPHPDPVRAALLAEKAGADGITAHLREDRRHIADRDIERLRRDLTIPLNFEMAATDEMLDIALAQKPHAACIVPEKREERTTEGGLDAASSHNRLAPLVRQLRDAGIRVSLFIEADESQLDAAVLLGAPVVELHTGSYCEAWLCGDMDAFERERARLQTMTDVGVAKGLEVHAGHGLTYDTVQPVAAMLGIRELNIGHFLMGEAMFVGLEQSIAKMRRLMQQARQSASHRAVL
- the acpS gene encoding holo-ACP synthase encodes the protein MIIGLGSDLCDIRRIEKTLEKFDRRFIERIFTPIEIAKSERRHQRAASYAKRFAAKEACAKALGTGFRKGVFWRDLGVANMPSGKPTMILTGGALARLQQITPDGMAAQLDLTITDDYPLAQAIVIITAINRSV
- the lepB gene encoding signal peptidase I, whose amino-acid sequence is MSTAHSKADKKDGGVREMIVVIVQALLIAVIFRTFLFQPFNIPSGSMMPSLLIGDYVFVSKFSYGYSKYSIPFAPDLFEGRILEDAPERGDIAVFRVPSDGDKDYIKRVIGLPGDKIQMKDAVLYINDEAVPKEFLDDVSMTRPDGSKLRSRRYVETLPNGVTHYTLDSPISAAGENTAVFTVPKGHYFMMGDNRDGSSDSRFGLGAVPLELFVGKAQIIFFSIEPPARARHIWRWPNDVRFDRLMNTL
- the rnc gene encoding ribonuclease III; this encodes MSALTSKDTARLKEVASRLGHDFKDLKLLKRAMTHMSVIGDKQSSESYQRLEFQGDRVLALVVTDMLMAEFPHSNEGDLARRLTALVRNETCVEVARELNLGPAIYLGLGEAGSGGRRKKAILGDVCEAVIAAIYQDGGLKAARSFIERYWQPKMQRYNQAHRDSKTELQEWAQARGQAVPDYQIVRRSGPDHAPEFLVSVFVEGSEPMLAAGASRRSAEHAAAYRLLLREGVIKAEEEDEANDE
- the era gene encoding GTPase Era, whose translation is MMNDVQTRCGFVTLLGATNAGKSTLLNHMVGAKVSIVTHKVQTTRALIRGIGMQGETQIIFVDTPGIFDPRRRLDRAMIKTAWSGTQDADVVCLLVDAKRGLTKSVVEILERLKTVRQPRLLVLNKIDLVPRDELLEMTEKANAICKFDETFMVSALNGDGVADLMQYLCAQMPIGPWLYPEDQASDLPMRQLAAEITREKLFLRLHEELPYASTVETEDWKTLRDGSARVEQTIYVQRASQKKIVIGKGGQTIRGISSDARREMAEIYGQKIHLFLFVKVRENWIDDPERYREMGIDFTP
- the recO gene encoding DNA repair protein RecO encodes the protein MEWTDRGTILGTRRHGETSVIVELMTQLRGRHLGLVRGGRSKRLQPVLQPGNDVTVIWRARLDEHLGVMTIEPLKSRAGAILQDRMALSALQMQTELLRLLPEREPNTQLFSALQVCLEHLDAPTLLAELLVRLELAMLDALGFGLDLQACAQTGAKAGLIYVSPKSGRAVGSDAGAPYKDRLLPLPSFLTREHAMTADRTPEDLSHGFALSHFFLQRHVYQPRGLRASASREEAVRLILAAAQRSNLAV
- a CDS encoding aconitase X swivel domain-containing protein, which codes for MVVLKCHKGIGPKVTGEALVADDNFSARYDLDRLKGTFSRPQHKLVGQSYDGKILVLNTAKGGVASAWMLHEMKSRGITPRAILFNQANTILAQGAALANLAMCDRFEDGDVTTLIRNGQRVEVDPDAGTVTILED
- a CDS encoding aconitase X catalytic domain-containing protein gives rise to the protein MRLTEEEQAMLAGERGEAMQWAIDHQLKVGRMFDADDLVEISQSHMMADPESVGEAGVEFLEKMADTGSQVVVPMITDPRGVDLDYYSPLGQTEQMADLDRRTIAACERMGILMTNTCINYQTIMPPVLGDHVAYGDTGVVIYSNSACGARSNFEGGPSALAAGLTGRTPRYGLHLDENRRATRRFVVKHQPQELTDWGVLGAVVGRKAGSYWEVPVIEGLEKVPTSDEMKHLGAAMASYGSTPLFHLAGITPEAQALTDVGGDRLPAEDIAEADLEAMRSNFGRRGDKIDVVVFAAPQLSIVEMQQVANLSRGKKFKVPVIVCTAPQVYPDAVRMKLVEAIENAGGKVLQGTCFYNQYAREIGQANGWTRLLSNSAKIVNILGGYGYEPALAGMEDCIDAAVAGEIV